CAGACAAGGCCAGCTTTACTGCTCAAGGTTAGCTCATAGTGTCAAAATTGTGCGCCCATACGTACCCATAATGATATGTacccataaacacacatgcacggCCATGCACGCATTCTCACCCTGATGGATTTAGCAGGTCCTCTGGATCTGTTGTATAGATTAAATAAAACTACCAGCTGAGAAATGCTAAGGCATCTAGGTCCCTTCCTGTCCACCGTTGTCAGATGTACTCTGCAATGACTGCTTTCATCATCCGTTCTGAGCCATAACCGCCCCAGAAATAGCTTTAGCAGGAAAGTGCTTTTGTTAGACTAGCtgtaaattatatttcaaatgtctgatgttttcttaaaaaaataaataaataagtaaatgaaagtCTAAAATTAATGACTGCTGGGGTTTGCTTTGCTTATGTGTACTGCTGAAGATTTGGCTTCTTGCAGATGGAATCTCAGATCTGTTTACAACTCTGTGTTAGCTTTTTGGGGAGGAAAAAAACAGCAGTTGGGAGATCTGGGAGGACAAATTTACAAAGTCAAGCTTATTATAAGCACTGTGgaggctctctctcctctcccaccgtccttcccttccttcttgtcTACCATGCCCCCATTCTGTTTGTTGTGGTTCTATCTGCCCTGCCTCGAAGTTAGAGGCAACCGGTCCTTGCAGATGTGACAACAAGGTCACATATTGAGTTTAACAAGCAGATGTTCATTCAACCCCATTTCACCAGCACTTTGTCATTCAGCGGGAGCAGACCCCATGGGAACAGATTGGAGCAACACAAAGGAtgggacataaaaaaaaaaaaaaatcttacagagAACCTGATTGCTTTTATGCTTTGGAtagggatgggggcagggaggatAGCACAGAGAGAAATGTGCAGAACAGAAtttcagggacttttttttttttttttttggtttattcaAAGACTATTATGTGTTGGATACAGTAAATCATCTATACTCCCACATCCAGGAGGTAAATCTTCAGAACTTCATGCGTGGGTAGTTCTGCATTTAACAGCTGCCATACAGTAGCTATTTTGTTCTGCACTTAGAGACCCTTATCTGTGAGTTTGTTTTAAGTTCTGCCAACAACTCCCCTTTTGTTCATCTCTTGTTGTTCTCCTGTTCTTAGTCCTATACAAGAACTATGGGTCCTAAGGACAGACAAGAGACTGTCATCTTGGTTGTTACCTCAGTCTCCTCTCTGAAGATGAGTGCCTATCATGTATTTAGCATCTCTCGTCTTCTCTTAGGTGTCCTACGCCCGTCCAAGCTCGGCCTCCATCAGGGATGCTAACCTGTACGTTAGTGGCCTTCCCAAGACCATGACCCAGAAGGAGCTGGAGCAGCTTTTCTCTCAATACGGTCGCATCATCACCTCACGCATCCTGGTTGATCAAGTCACAGGTTAAGTGTTTCCTTGCTGTTGATCTCCCTGTACATCTATGCCCTCTTACCTACAGAAGTAGGCTCATGGTTGTTGAAGGTGAAGAATTATAACCCCAACAGGCAGGTTTCTGATTCTTGTATTTAGACTACTTAAATGAGCCATCTTGAGAAGCCAGAGTCTCCACAACTAAACTACTTGGCAAAGTTGTAAAGGAAGATTTGGGTGTCAAGTTGGGAGTGGGATTCTATGGCTTTCAAAGTTTCTCTCAGCCCCTACCCTGTGTTTGTAACTAACTATATTACAGCTCTAGCTCCCGACCACAGCAATATAGAGCTAGAAGGGACTTCAAGCTGCCTTATTCTACGAATCAGTAATCATTGAAGTAGGGAGTCAAGTTTCCCACTAACTAGTCAACAGTGCAGGGGTATGGACAAAGTTTCTAGTGCTAGGGTTCTTTGTCCATAAGAAAGAAACCCAACAAGCTTCTCAAGAAGAGATGTAAGGTAGCTTGGACTTCATTGTCCGTTACACTGTCTTTTGTCTATGCCCGATTAGATGCCAATTTGAGATGCTTACTATTTGATTCATGCTGCCATCTCCCATTGGTGTTGACTGCCTCAAATACTGTACAGAGAGACACTCCAAACCAAGgataaagaagacagagagcCTGCTTTCACATGACTCCAATGTGGCAGATACTTGCTAGGGATGACCCAGTGTCCCGTGAGAGCTTAGATAAAGGTGGACTATGCCTGGCGGTAGTTGTTAGAAAGGCTCCATGGCAGAGGCAATTCTGGAACAGAGCTTTGGAGAATGATGCAGTTCCCTGGCAAGGAAGGGATAGAGCGGTCTGGATGCAGAAGGTGGTATATCCCAAGGTAGAGTGTTGAGAACGGATACAGCTTGTTCAATGCAGGTCAGTGTGGCCAGTGTAAATTTCAATAGGAGATGTGAAACCAGGTTGCCAAAGGCAACAATTGCTATCCCAAGAAGTCTGGATTTTATCTGCATGTAGCAAAgactcgggggtggggggagtaatttgtaggttttatttgtttctgtttaagaCAACAATGAATAAGGGTCAGGTATAAAGTACATCATTCAAAGAGTTCAAAAGGAGCACAGACTATGTACCTAAAGAGTGCAGTAAGTGGTCAGAggttaattttcaaataaatgacaGTTCCAGTTATGTGGTATATAGGGCACTCTGTAGAACTAGATAGTGATGGGTGGTTATTTACAGTAACTAAAGGTGACTAGGGGTTTGGAAGGCCAGCTGTGAAGTCCTGTAGGGACACAGCCCTGTGCTCTCAGCATTGGAGTCATCTGCCCAGAGCTATCACCTGCCTTTTGGTGAGTGACAAAGATTCAGAGAGCTGGCCTCACAGGTGGCTTGAGTCACTACAAAATGTCCACAAGGCATCTCCCAGTGACACATTTGTTCACTCTTTAcaaatgttgtttttctttccccaGGGGTCTCTAGAGGGGTGGGATTCATCCGCTTTGATAAGAGGATTGAGGCAGAAGAAGCCATCAAAGGGCTGAATGGCCAGAAGCCCAGCGGTGCTACAGAACCGATTACTGTGAAGTTTGCCAACAACCCCAGCCAGAAGTCCAGCCAGGCCCTGCTCTCTCAGCTGTACCAGTCCCCCAACAGGCGATACCCTGGCCCTCTCCACCACCAGGCTCAAAGATTCAGGTAGGCATGCCCACAGAGGAAGAAGTCTACTACCCACTATACAGACACCAGTATGGAATGACACATGGGCCAGAGAGCCCATAGCTCTGACAGACAGAACAAGGCACACTGCCTCTGCCCCGCCCAAGCCATCACTGTGTGCCACTTCCCCCAGAGCATCATTTTCTACTTCTATAAAATCAAACAGTCAGACTAAATGCACTTCCTAGCACTCTGCCAGCCTGTCACTGTGACTATGTATTAAACTTGAGATTCACTAGTAGAAACAAAATCTTTGTATTTAGCCAAACAAGAAGAGTCTGTTTCAGTGGCGCTAATCATTAAGATGGAGCCATGTGCAGCAGCTAAGACTTAAGGCAGGGTAGACCCAAAGGCAGATCCTTACAAGAGTGACTTGTTCTCACCTATATTCCTAAGTAATTCTGTTGGAATCCAGGGGAGGAGAGACTCTCTTTAATGTTAACTACTCTCTTAAGTCACaccctgggaagaagaaaaggaagattcATTCATACCTTACTATTGTTTCTTTGGGGACCCAACACCAGCAAGTCCCTGGTGCAATGAACAAGTTCCCTATGGGACATTTCTGAAAGGCGGGTTTTTTCCAGGCTAGCAGTTAGACTCTAAGCAGCCTCTGTTGTGCAGGGGAGACACATGATCTTGGCCTCCCCTTAGTAGATTCTAAGCTATTACTTTATTCTGCCCACATGGCAACTTCCCTTTAATGAAAGGCTTTTCTCATTGTCAAACCTCACACGAGAAAATACGTCTCTTTCTCTGTAATAGTAATTGTTCATCTGGCCAGAGTGAGGGGAGAAATCAGCCTCTTCGTGTGTCCTCCTGTGCCCCATGACTCCGAAATGGTTAATTATTTCACGAAGGGCCGGAGCCATGTAATTTCTATTTTGTGTGAAAGCACATGTAGTATTTATGTAAAAAAGCCTTTCCAGCAGGCTCCTGATGGCAGAAACTATGGTTACTACTGCCCCATAGTGTGAATAACTTGTCCCCAAGTGAGGTAGTGCATTTGAGGAAGATTATCACATAATGACATTTTGCTGGGAGGTGCTTTGAGGCTGTAAATAGTAAGCTGTTTgggaggggttgtttgtttggtttgggctttttttttttttttttaaatcttagcttGCAGAATCTCCCTGCCTTCCAAGCTATGTGTGTGTGGCCAGATTTAGTTAAAGCAGCTAGGCTAACAGAAAAGATGTTTCATGTGTGTAGTCTGTGATGGTGTTGTTAACCTGGAACAGAGACCTTGGCTCACAAGCTTAGTTGTCATAAAAGGTAAACAATGTAAGAACATCACCAGCTTTAACAGTTTCACAGATAACATAAAAGGGAATTTGGACAAATTTTCCGGGGTAGGGGGATGCTGAATTAATTTAGACCTTGAAAGAAAACAGGGTTCGTTAGACACCTGCTTTAGACTCTAGCATTGATCTGGACATGAATTACTTGCCACTGGAAACAGGAAAAAGTGAGAACTGCCCGTGAAGAGTCTCCTGAGCAATGGGGAAAGTTGTCGAGCTTTTCTTCCTTGAAAATGGAGCATTCTTATTAATAGTTCCATTGAGTGATCTTGCCATCTGCGAGGCATTAACCCAGAGACCCTCCTTCTCTTTGCAGGCTGGACAATTTGCTTAATATGGCCTATGGCGTAAAGAGGTAATTAAAACTCCACAGATTGCCAGATGTCCGTGTTGGCACAGACTggggctagatttttttttttaattcactaactttactttttttttttttaattcttcctttttcttccaccAGCATGTcaaattcttaattttaattttggacctcagttgattttgtttcttttgggacacacaaaaatgtatttctttttttcttttttttttttctttttttttttcctttttctttttgcacgtGGGCTTTCCCTATGGTTCAGGTGCCACAGCTACTAAGTCCTGGGTGATCTGATCTAGTCCTGTGTGCGTGCCTTCCCTTGAGGAGAAAGCCCTGACTTTTCTGGCTAATTTTGTAAACTTGCTAAGCACCTGTCTTACATTTCTTACAAGGATTCAGTTGAAGAGGTCAGATCCCAGCAAATCAAAAATTAGAACATTTTGCTAATCATGGCTGACAATCTTGTGAATTTTCAgtaggaaaaaaatagatttttttttttttttggactataAGCCCTGGCCAAATCATGAATTAAAACATGGATGGCTTCTTTGACTCTCATCCCACCTCTGTGCATTTCGAGGCTTGTCTTGAGAATGAAGTGTATCTGTGTGCACCTCAACCAGGGGCTTCTTTTACTACAGGTTTCAACAGTTATTATAAGTATTCTCTCAGTTATAAGTGTGAGAGGGCTTACATTTgaggtttcttttatttaaagaatattaaaggttattaaagaataaaaagtccCCCTTTTATGGGGCTGGGGACTGAAAAAGGCCCAAGGGTTTGAGAGTTTCTGAATGTAATCAAAAGGCTTTCCAGGCGTAACCTGAAATCAGAGCCTTGGAATTTAGGTGGGTTATGTCACTACATCCATGAGGTTCCCATGTGACCTGAGAGGCTCCACTGCATTGCCAGGGGCATAGATAGcatcctcattttcttcctcaatAGTGATGTGCTCTTTAATACTCCTTCATCAATTGAGGGAAAGGGATGTGGTCTTAAATAGCCACAATGCCCACTTTATCCAGGTCTTTGATCACCTGGCTATACATGGTAAGTACCCTGACTCTGGGAACTAGCACACAGTGAAGGGAATAAGTTGACTGCAGCTTCACTACCAGAGAGAGCAGCAGCCTCTTAAatctcaatcccagcactggtgatGCTGACTATGACTTGGCTCCACGTGGCTAACAGTGCTTGACTGTTCCCAGCACACTGCATCTGTCTAGCTCTAGTCCATACCTTTGCTGCTCCTTAACTTTGGTGAACTAGCACCTGGTGTGGAAAAGGGTGTAACACATATGACTAGGAACAACTGGTCCATGTGTTGCCACATCATCCAGTGTCCAATCCAGCCCAGCCCAGACCAGCCCAGACCAGTCAAGCGTAGCCAGCACTAGTCAGTGACAAgattctcctttttattaaatcaaGATTTAGATGTGGCCTCCACCCTGCCTTAGTGTTCCAGGTAATTATCATCAATTTGAATAGCAATCCTACTTAAAACCTCTTTACTGGCTCTGATCTTGTTCTTATAATAAGTAGTTGGTTGCTTTTTGCACATTAACAGAAAGATGTCAGAGACACACAAGGCTGAAGGAGAAACAGTTTATGTGtcagtcttttaaaataatacaaataacaaataagtCATTTTACCCCTTTAAGGATCTGTACCATAGTTTTGCCTTTGTTTTACTGTTAGTTTTTAACCAAAAGGGAAAGTTGGTTTGTTGAatagtagaaaaaaaagaaaaaaaaaacctactgagTTGTTCTTTGTAGTATATCTTTAGATTATTATCTAAATTCTAGttaaaatgtgaaattttaatGACTTCTAAACCTCCAAGAGtgtctgtttcctttttaaaatagtcATAACTTACACTTTGTCCCATACCCCCATCTATTTTGGacttcctcttctcccattccctcctcctcacccctcAAAAAATTCAACCAAATGAAAAGCAATCTGGTCAGCAGTAAATAGGTCAAAGTTCAGGGTGAAACAAAATATTGCCAATCCTGTTCTGCCATAGACTCTGATCTCCTAACTGTTTCTTTCATCACAAATGCTACATGGGTTTATTTTATCAGACAGTGAATAAaatctgaaggttttttttttttcttttcaattctaaacaaataaaaaatatatttctaaccTAATGCAACAGCCACAAAGAGTATTTTTATGCTTTTCTAATGTATAGCAATTCAAAATTTATAACTGTACAAACCAATTGAGGTCTTGTTCCAGTGATGCTCAGAAATGGATTTGAGATGATATAATATCAAGGAATGGTACATCTATTATAACTTCTCCGTTTCTATGAGAGAACCCTTCATGAATAAATGCTGAATAGTAAATGAGCCACTCATCTGGTTAATAACAAGATACCTCCTCATGTATTTATAACCTCAATGACACCAAGAGGTCTCTGACAGACGTAAGTGGAAGAGCTCTGATGATGGTACAATTGAGCGCTTCTAGGCCCATCCCTTAATCTCCTAAAAAGTAACATTTTGCAAGCACTGACATAAAATTGTTATTCACTCAATcaataaacatgtatttttttcctatGGGCCACTGTGTCTGTGAGAGCCTGTATACACTCCACTGAATGAATAAACCCAGCATTAGAATGAATGAACCAGAGTCCCTTTCCTGAGAACTCAGTCTATGGTCTGGTAGGTTCAGGGTGGGACAATATATGAACATAGACTGTGTTAGATCTGTGTAAAGCCTTGATCTGGGGGCCTCTCTTGACTTTTAAGAAATGCCTTGGTTATTCTCTTGGCATGTACATGCCTTAGCTGTCTACCTCATCGAAAGAAATATCACAGATGTTAGCTTTTGCATTTTGGTTTTGAAACCCTGAAGACTCTCCTGCAAACACTCACTCAGCCCTTTGCcccgtgtctgtgtctgtgcatctgtgtgtcatCCATGGTCAGACTGATGTCTGGACCAGTCCCCCCTTCTGCTTGTCCCCCCAGGTTCTCCCCAATCACCATTGACGGGATGACAAGTCTTGTGGGAATGAACATCCCTGGTCACACAGGGACAGGCTGGTGCATCTTCGTCTATAACCTGTCCCCTGATTCTGATGAGAGTGTCCTCTGGCAGCTCTTTGGCCCCTTTGGCGCCGTGAACAACGTCAAGGTCATCCGTGACTTCAACACCAACAAGTGCAAGGGATTCGGCTTTGTCACCATGACCAACTACGATGAGGCAGCCATGGCCATCGCCAGCCTCAATGGCTATCGCCTGGGAGACAGAGTGTTACAAGTTTCCTTTAAAACCAACAAAGCCCACAAGTCCTGAATTTCTGACCCTtacttattaaaaaatatatataaatatatacgaACAaaacatgcgcgcacacacatacacaaaagagagagacaaacttTCCAAGGCTTATATTCAACCATGGACTTTATAAGCCCGCGTTGCCTAAGTATTAAAACATTGGATTATCCTGAGGTGTACCAGGAAAGGATTTTAtaatgcttagaaaaaaaaagaaaaaaaacacaaaaaaaaaatacctttgatGCATTGAATGTTCTTTCATAGCTGTCGTTGTTGAATATAATATACATAGATAGCAATGTGCAGGGATTTTTACCCAGCCAGCTAACTTTACTACCTTCCTTGAAGGTGGGTCTTTTTAAGATGACCATTCGCtcatttgaagaagaaaaacaaaaaacacaaaaaaataacaaataatttttacaaagtaatggaattcaaaggaagaaaaaaaaagatttttcttttttgtcaaaaTGTTGATCCAATCAGATTGGTTAAAACCCCCCACACAAATTAAAGAGGAATAATAAAaattgcaaaaattaaaaaaaaacttttgcaaatttttttatttttcctttttcttttatatcatgTGAACTAAAACAGTCTTCTGTTAGGGGACGGGGAAAGGGGGTACCTGATGACATTAACAATTTAATAACATTAACATTGTTGCCAAAGAGGTGGTCTCTTTGCTGAAAATGGGTTtcaagaaaaatctatttttataaaatataaagaatttttacAAGAGAATCTggatttgagaaaaaatattttgactgGCTAATTTAGGGGAAATTGACAACTTTGTCGCGTTCATACTGCTCTGGTAACTTTTTAGAGATCAAGATGTGTGTTTTAAACTGGATTCGTAGACTGTTTTTTGAAGGATGGGCTATAAACAGATGATCTTCATATCTTTTCATagcatgtaataataataaaaatattaattgctAGGGGAAAGGAGTGTTCGTTCTACCCAGGGTACCACAGTTCCCCACAGTCAAAACCCAAAAGCAAGGAGATGAGTTGAAAGACAGTTTTTCTTTAAGTCATCAGTATGGGATGTCAgcagaacaaaaattaaaaagattcattttccttttaatctAAAACTTCCTTAGTTTGAGCAGTAGGTGCtacaaaattatttacatatcTTAGTATCATAGTTAAATGTAAACGTGTttaggagaggggaaaaaaagatagatTTGCTTTACATTCATTAAGCAATTTTCtaattcactttgtagcccatGCTGATAAAATTGGGCTGTGTGGGTACATTTGAAACACTGTTTATGTTGCTTGaaacacttatttatttaattgcagATGTGATGATGCCTATGGCCAAGATCAAATATAGCTAGATTGGCTAGACtacttgtttgtttacttaaaCTTTGGGAAGAAGCATATTATTGTGTCcttctgttgtgtgtgtatgtgtatatataatataaatatatatataaagttattttttctttggttAATTTATTATAAGTTGTAACACTTGGCTAgttttgtttgtatatgtcttaaaatgttttcttatgatATTTAAGTGACAGTTAAAGAAGTATCAAGGTAACTTGTGTAGAACTATTGTTTGATATATTGTCATGTTTGTTgtgaatattttttcttactgcacagtagaaaaattaaaaaaaaactgggtctttattttaatgtaattcaGATTGGGGAAAACTAAACAGAGCTAAGGGAACAAAAGGACTGTGGGAGCAAACTCCCATGGCCAGTGCACTGATCATTTTAGTATGTTTGTGCTTTGTAcggttatatatttaaaacaaaaatgaaacaaaaaaatccaagagtTCATGCTCTTCCCTGGGTAATAGAAACAGTTACTCGCTATGCATAATCTAGTTGATAGTAAAATTTGCTATTGCTTTTCTTGTCTTGTTACATAAAATCTTTTCAATACAAGTTTAGTCTTAATGGTAATAAAACGTTATGGTTATTTATAACTTGTGcttattttgtgcattttttcCCATGCTGAACCCACTAAGTGCATGTAGACAGGACTGTTGTTTGCACACTGAAGAGGCAAACTTTGTAGTAGTCGTTGTAGTGGTAGACAGATAACGAAAACCGAGGCTGCATCATAGACTactcctttaaattttttttctattttttttcctcttttcagtttttggagaaaaataaataacaccaGATTTCAGTTCAGAGAACACTCGTTCAACATTCAGGGAAACCTTTATATGTCACCTGCTATGAATGAATGCAGTTTGCTGGCCAAGTTCTGATGCATTTGCTAAGCATTCATGGGAAAGGCATGCCAAAATCTCTTCTCTATGATGTGTTcaatctgggggaaaaaaaaggaaaaaaaatcttaggacCAGGCAGTTGTATACTTTAGTTATAAATGAATGACTTCATGTTAATCTTGCTAGTTTAGATGATTTCTGAGGGAAAGTattgtaaatgttttttttcatAATCTTGTTGTGTTTGAATTATTTGTACTTTATCTGTCCAGACAATAAATGAAAGTGTGTAGAATGAATTTGAGCTTCccaaatttttaaatgtgtttattcaAACGTTTTTCTATAAGATATGCAGAGTTCCCTGATATTCTCTCATGACGTAAATAAAGGAATAGAGTAAAGTTCTGTTTTGCAGCTTAGCCCGGTCTGTCAAAGTTTACTCAGTATTTAGAAGTCATTGCCCTTCTTCTATGCTACTTAAAAGTATGATTCCCCAACAAGCAGTATCCTTGTCATCTGAGACTCTGTTAGAAATGCAGAATCGCGGCTGAAGGCAAATTTATACAGAACCAGATCCTAGGATGAATCACAGGTTCTTTAAAGATTTGAGGCACACTGCCTACTTGGTAAGCCAGAAGATTTGCTATTTCCTGTGGCATTATGACACGTTCCTATCTGTTATTTATAAGAATACCTGTGGCTTGTTAGGAGGACAAAGGTTACCATTTACAAAGCATCCATAATACATCAGCCAGGCCATGTGGGGACTACTATATTCTTTCACTTTATCCTCTCAGTATCTGTGAAGAGCAGATAGCATCATCCACATTTTACAGGTGATGCAGGCAAAGCTCCATGAGATTGAGTAacgagattaaaaaaaaaaaaaaaaaaaaaaagacagcaagcCTCCAGTAGGTTTGAATGGAGTTGAGGTCTGCTTCTCCTGCCCTGTCCCCCACTAAGGTCAGGTTGGGGACTATATGGAGGAAGCCGACTATTTGTTCTGAAAAGTGACGGCCAACAAGAAAAATCATCTTTTATCATTGAACTCACTTTTATTTAGAAGAAGCAAAGTCATGACTTTCTATTTGAGAAGGAACCTGGTGCAGAGACTTGCATGTGCAGCATCAAAAGAACATGATTTATCCACAACCTATGGAGGTAAAAATGTCTACCTTATCATGACGTCACATTCAAATCTGCCCTGAACTTTACAGAATGAGCGTTTTACATATTTCTGAATGTGATCATTCCTTGATAATCTACTGTCCgtctttcatttccattttctcaCTAATTGAAAATTCATAATGCCCAGTAAAACATCACCATCCATAAACTGAcacttcaagaaaaaaatgccCCCATTGATCCAGATGAATGAATAGTCcaattctcttccttttctcattaacccctttttattattatattaaattaccACATCAGTTGGGATAATTAAATTCAGAGCATAAAATGGGATTTAATTAACCAAGCTAAATATtaaacctgtaagtcagcctgCACCTTTACAGTTGAACTCAAAAGGTCCCTCTAGTTTTCTCTAAATACAGCCCCATGTTTCGTTTGTaaaggaaaatgaacatttaaacAAATAGCTGTCCCAGAAAATAACACAGCTTCACAAATATGTTTGTAGGGTCTAAAAGCTTTGCAATTAACCCTGTGATAGTTGCCACTCATCAGGGGTCATGTTGGTGTTGGACTATGAAAAGATGCTATGTTTCTCATTCATGTAGTTCACTCCTGCACCCCAATAATAGATCTATGCAGAAAGTTTCCCAAATAGATGTAGGTCTTTAAATAGTTTCTGAAGATGTCCTTAGAAGGacacattccacacacacacacacacacacacacacacacactcttcccaACATAGGCACAATGTGTCTGCTTAatgtggaataaaaaaaaaaaaaatccctcttgTTGCAGCTGTCTGTCCATTACCTTAAATCTCCAGGCAAATATAGTTTCCGTGGGTGTTTGTAGGGAGCTCTAGCAAATCACAAGAATGTGGAGAGATTATTAAATTTCTTTGAGGTCCAGGGTACATTATATTTTGCTTGGATGAAAAATTGCATGTCACAGGAGGCTGACAGCATTTAGTTAGTGTTATTTCTATCAAAGAGATAGGAAGAGTGTAatgtgctctctttctctctctctctctctctctctctctctctctctctctctctctccctctctctctcagtgtgtgtgagtgtgtgggggggtatgcacacatgcactgtgtctgtgaatgtacctatatatatattaggattatataaatataatcctAATTTGGCACAGAAGTCACCTTTGCAATAGATAATTCAAGACCCCACTTCCCCTCTAGGCGCACTATAGGCACTGTGCAGCCATTTCTTAATggatgcacacatgtgaacaggTAGAGACAATGTATATTTGTTTCTCAgtggatgcacacatgcacgcaggtAGAGGCAAGTTTTGTACAACTAAGTAAGAAGCTTCATTTTTCACTTTTGGATGTGAATTAAAAAACCATGCctggcagacagaagaaatgtttTCTCTAAACGGAAGTCATTAAAATCTTAATTCGAGGCCATCCTGTCTGAATTTCTCCCCCAGTTTTAAAGAGAGCTCAGGAACACTGCTGTATAATAAATACCCTCTACCTTCCACTGCCTTTGTTCTACCTGATGAGAGgaataataaaaggaaattacATTTTATCTCCATGAGCTAAAAGCAGGTTTAATATTGTCCAAAAATGACTCGTACCATTTCTTTATCTTATTAGCTTTTTGGCATATTAGGTAATAAGATAATTTCTCCTGGTGCAGTATTTATGTAAGAATCGTATTTCTCTGTGTGCAGATCACTTACAGAAGTGTCTGTTAACAGGAGAGAATGATGCATAATCGGCACTTAAGATTAAAATAGATCTGAGAACAAGAAAGTGTTCCTTCAATTAAAGGAACAGCATTGCTCCAGACTCATCTTTTTTGTTTCTGCCACAGAATGAAAACTGGCTTAAAATTGCCCAACCTCAGGTTAATTACCAGAAGGCTTTCTATGTAAGTTCAGCTTAATCTACTAGTGGTTCAAATTCAAAGTGGACTAACATGACTCTCCAGGATGTCTTTTAATTAGTTCAGACACTCTCTAACGAAGTCCTTGAGATATAAATGTTTCTAGGGACAGGACCAGTCTATTGAAAGCCTTTGCTGTTGCAACTACTAACATGTGTGTTCTAGTAAAAAAGCATCATTGCCCCATTTacattgaacaacaacaacaaaaaaaaagactcaggGAAATTAGGTAATTTGTGCAAG
Above is a window of Arvicanthis niloticus isolate mArvNil1 chromosome 5, mArvNil1.pat.X, whole genome shotgun sequence DNA encoding:
- the Elavl4 gene encoding ELAV-like protein 4 isoform X4; this encodes MFEISRTLNAALLNNEIISTMEPQVSNGPTSNTSNGPSSNNRNCPSPMQTGAATDDSKTNLIVNYLPQNMTQEEFRSLFGSIGEIESCKLVRDKITGQSLGYGFVNYIDPKDAEKAINTLNGLRLQTKTIKVSYARPSSASIRDANLYVSGLPKTMTQKELEQLFSQYGRIITSRILVDQVTGVSRGVGFIRFDKRIEAEEAIKGLNGQKPSGATEPITVKFANNPSQKSSQALLSQLYQSPNRRYPGPLHHQAQRFRLDNLLNMAYGVKRLMSGPVPPSACPPRFSPITIDGMTSLVGMNIPGHTGTGWCIFVYNLSPDSDESVLWQLFGPFGAVNNVKVIRDFNTNKCKGFGFVTMTNYDEAAMAIASLNGYRLGDRVLQVSFKTNKAHKS
- the Elavl4 gene encoding ELAV-like protein 4 isoform X6 is translated as MGLLLLREIVINESRNCSFMIISTMEPQVSNGPTSNTSNGPSSNNRNCPSPMQTGAATDDSKTNLIVNYLPQNMTQEEFRSLFGSIGEIESCKLVRDKITGQSLGYGFVNYIDPKDAEKAINTLNGLRLQTKTIKVSYARPSSASIRDANLYVSGLPKTMTQKELEQLFSQYGRIITSRILVDQVTGVSRGVGFIRFDKRIEAEEAIKGLNGQKPSGATEPITVKFANNPSQKSSQALLSQLYQSPNRRYPGPLHHQAQRFRLDNLLNMAYGVKRFSPITIDGMTSLVGMNIPGHTGTGWCIFVYNLSPDSDESVLWQLFGPFGAVNNVKVIRDFNTNKCKGFGFVTMTNYDEAAMAIASLNGYRLGDRVLQVSFKTNKAHKS
- the Elavl4 gene encoding ELAV-like protein 4 isoform X9, with product MEPQVSNGPTSNTSNGPSSNNRNCPSPMQTGAATDDSKTNLIVNYLPQNMTQEEFRSLFGSIGEIESCKLVRDKITGQSLGYGFVNYIDPKDAEKAINTLNGLRLQTKTIKVSYARPSSASIRDANLYVSGLPKTMTQKELEQLFSQYGRIITSRILVDQVTGVSRGVGFIRFDKRIEAEEAIKGLNGQKPSGATEPITVKFANNPSQKSSQALLSQLYQSPNRRYPGPLHHQAQRFRLDNLLNMAYGVKRLMSGPVPPSACPPRFSPITIDGMTSLVGMNIPGHTGTGWCIFVYNLSPDSDESVLWQLFGPFGAVNNVKVIRDFNTNKCKGFGFVTMTNYDEAAMAIASLNGYRLGDRVLQVSFKTNKAHKS
- the Elavl4 gene encoding ELAV-like protein 4 isoform X3 encodes the protein MGLLLLREIVINESRNCSFMIISTMEPQVSNGPTSNTSNGPSSNNRNCPSPMQTGAATDDSKTNLIVNYLPQNMTQEEFRSLFGSIGEIESCKLVRDKITGQSLGYGFVNYIDPKDAEKAINTLNGLRLQTKTIKVSYARPSSASIRDANLYVSGLPKTMTQKELEQLFSQYGRIITSRILVDQVTGVSRGVGFIRFDKRIEAEEAIKGLNGQKPSGATEPITVKFANNPSQKSSQALLSQLYQSPNRRYPGPLHHQAQRFRLDNLLNMAYGVKRLMSGPVPPSACPPRFSPITIDGMTSLVGMNIPGHTGTGWCIFVYNLSPDSDESVLWQLFGPFGAVNNVKVIRDFNTNKCKGFGFVTMTNYDEAAMAIASLNGYRLGDRVLQVSFKTNKAHKS
- the Elavl4 gene encoding ELAV-like protein 4 isoform X7 produces the protein MVMIISTMEPQVSNGPTSNTSNGPSSNNRNCPSPMQTGAATDDSKTNLIVNYLPQNMTQEEFRSLFGSIGEIESCKLVRDKITGQSLGYGFVNYIDPKDAEKAINTLNGLRLQTKTIKVSYARPSSASIRDANLYVSGLPKTMTQKELEQLFSQYGRIITSRILVDQVTGVSRGVGFIRFDKRIEAEEAIKGLNGQKPSGATEPITVKFANNPSQKSSQALLSQLYQSPNRRYPGPLHHQAQRFRLDNLLNMAYGVKRLMSGPVPPSACPPRFSPITIDGMTSLVGMNIPGHTGTGWCIFVYNLSPDSDESVLWQLFGPFGAVNNVKVIRDFNTNKCKGFGFVTMTNYDEAAMAIASLNGYRLGDRVLQVSFKTNKAHKS